In one Diabrotica virgifera virgifera chromosome 5, PGI_DIABVI_V3a genomic region, the following are encoded:
- the LOC126885582 gene encoding general transcription factor II-I repeat domain-containing protein 2A-like yields MLNLSLQGRNQTVSDLIGMINGFRNKLNVFKRALEKNNLTHFPSCLQIAEEFNGEENIEFSSCISQIEQVIDEFNTRFEEIESLKSSVLLYNNPLGATIDDQPPNLQLELCDLQADMFLITRQEKGPEFFKLLSKEKFPNLRDFGLKMTSMFGSTYTCESAFSFMKYIKNKNKSNLTDSSLRHLMRLSTTELEVVISSLVDEADRPQSSH; encoded by the coding sequence ATGTTAAACTTGAGTCTTCAAGGAAGAAACCAGACGGTTTCAGATTTGATCGGAATGATAAACGGATTCCGGAATAAGCTGAACGTGTTTAAACGTGCTTTGGAAAAGAACAACCTGACACACTTCCCTAGCTGTCTGCAAATAGCAGAAGAATTCAACGGTGaggaaaatattgagttttcatcCTGCATTTCACAAATTGAACAAGTTATTGATGAATTCAATACaagatttgaagaaattgaaagtCTCAAAAGCAGTGTACTACTTTATAATAACCCTCTTGGAGCAACCATTGATGATCAACCACCCAACTTACAGCTTGAGTTATGTGATCTTCAAGCAGACATGTTCCTAATCACCAGACAAGAAAAGGGACCTGAATTTTTCAAATTACTGTCAAAGGAGAAATTCCCAAACCTGCGAGATTTTGGACTGAAAATGACGTCAATGTTCGGAAGCACATATACATGTGAAAGTGCCTTTTCCTtcatgaaatacataaaaaacaaaaacaaaagcaACCTTACCGATTCTTCCTTACGTCATCTTATGAGACTGTCTACAACTGAACTGGAGGTGGTCATTTCTTCATTGGTGGATGAAGCCGATCGACCACAGTCCTCACACTAA